The following proteins are encoded in a genomic region of Thermococcus henrietii:
- a CDS encoding IGHMBP2 family helicase — translation MSENEKLSKFIAKLKVLIEMERKAEIEAMRAEMRRLSGREREKVGRAVLGLNGKVIGEELGYFLVRYGREREIKTEISVGDLVVISKRDPLKSDLVGTVVEKGKRFITVALETVPEWALKSVRIDLYANDITFKRWLENLENLRESGRKALELYLGRGEPEEGEEVEFMPFDKSLNASQRRAIANALGSPDFFLIHGPFGTGKTRTLVELIRQEVARGNRVLATAESNVAVDNLVERLVDSGLKVVRVGHPSRVSKKLHETTLAYLMTQHELYGELRELRVIGENLKEKRDTFTKPAPKYRRGLTDRQILRLAEKGIGARGVPARLIREMAQWLKINEQVQKTFDDARKLEERIAREIIREADVVLTTNSSAGLEVVDYGSYDVAIIDEATQATIPSVLIPINRAGRFVLAGDHRQLPPTILSEKAKELSKTLFEGLIERYPGKSEMLTVQYRMNERLMEFPSREFYEGRIEADESVRGITLADLGVNSPEEGTAWTDVLKPKNVLVFIDTAGREDRFERQRYGSESRENPLEARLVKEAVEGLLRLGVKPEWIGVITPYDDQRDLISSLLPEEIEVKTVDGYQGREKEVIVLSFVRSNRKGELGFLKDLRRLNVSLTRAKRKLILIGDSSTLSSHPTYRRLVEFVRKMGTIVNAKELIEPPAGMSADNVRKILGISETKDSIDVPEDAEKVREKDRGRMRSIYGGTSYNPF, via the coding sequence ATGAGCGAAAACGAGAAGCTTTCAAAGTTCATCGCCAAGCTCAAGGTTCTCATCGAGATGGAGCGGAAGGCCGAGATAGAGGCCATGAGAGCAGAGATGAGACGGCTCAGCGGTCGCGAGAGGGAGAAGGTTGGAAGGGCCGTTCTCGGCCTCAACGGAAAGGTAATCGGCGAGGAGCTCGGCTACTTCCTCGTCAGATACGGGCGCGAGAGGGAAATCAAGACGGAGATAAGCGTCGGCGACTTGGTCGTGATAAGCAAACGAGACCCGCTGAAAAGCGATTTGGTTGGAACCGTCGTCGAGAAGGGGAAGCGGTTCATAACAGTGGCTTTAGAGACCGTCCCGGAGTGGGCGCTGAAAAGCGTTAGGATAGACCTCTACGCCAACGACATAACCTTCAAGCGCTGGCTTGAGAACCTTGAAAACCTCCGGGAGAGCGGGAGGAAGGCTTTAGAGCTCTACCTTGGCAGGGGGGAGCCTGAAGAGGGCGAGGAAGTAGAGTTCATGCCCTTTGATAAGAGTTTAAACGCGAGCCAGAGGAGGGCAATAGCGAATGCCCTCGGAAGCCCGGACTTCTTCCTGATTCACGGGCCGTTCGGGACCGGAAAGACAAGGACACTCGTCGAGCTGATACGGCAGGAGGTGGCGAGGGGGAACAGGGTTTTAGCAACTGCCGAGAGCAACGTGGCCGTTGACAACCTCGTCGAGAGGCTGGTTGATTCCGGTCTGAAGGTCGTCCGCGTCGGACACCCGAGCAGGGTCTCCAAAAAGCTCCACGAGACGACCTTAGCTTACCTAATGACCCAGCACGAGCTCTACGGCGAGCTGAGGGAGCTTCGCGTAATCGGGGAGAACCTGAAGGAGAAGCGAGACACCTTTACCAAACCGGCTCCGAAGTACAGACGCGGGCTGACCGATAGGCAGATTCTCCGCCTGGCAGAGAAGGGTATAGGGGCAAGGGGCGTTCCAGCCCGGTTAATCCGCGAGATGGCCCAGTGGCTCAAAATCAACGAGCAGGTGCAGAAGACCTTCGACGATGCGAGAAAGCTGGAGGAAAGGATAGCGAGGGAGATAATAAGGGAAGCCGACGTCGTTCTGACTACGAACTCTTCGGCCGGGCTGGAAGTGGTTGACTACGGCTCCTATGACGTTGCGATAATAGACGAGGCCACGCAGGCGACGATACCGAGCGTGCTCATCCCAATCAACCGCGCAGGGCGCTTCGTTTTGGCAGGCGACCACAGGCAGTTGCCCCCCACGATACTCAGCGAGAAGGCAAAGGAGCTGAGCAAGACTCTCTTCGAGGGCTTAATCGAGCGTTATCCCGGAAAGAGCGAGATGCTTACAGTTCAGTACAGAATGAACGAAAGGCTCATGGAGTTTCCCAGCAGGGAATTTTACGAGGGCAGAATCGAGGCGGACGAGAGCGTCAGGGGAATAACGCTGGCCGATTTGGGGGTAAACTCGCCGGAAGAGGGAACTGCGTGGACCGACGTGCTTAAACCGAAGAACGTGCTCGTCTTCATAGACACGGCCGGAAGAGAAGACCGCTTCGAGAGACAGAGGTATGGAAGCGAGAGCAGGGAGAACCCGCTCGAGGCGAGGCTCGTGAAGGAAGCCGTTGAAGGTCTCCTGAGACTCGGGGTTAAGCCCGAATGGATTGGCGTCATAACACCCTACGATGACCAGCGCGATTTGATAAGCTCGCTTTTGCCTGAAGAAATAGAGGTCAAGACGGTGGACGGTTACCAGGGCAGAGAGAAGGAAGTCATAGTTCTCTCCTTCGTCCGCTCGAACAGGAAGGGTGAGCTGGGCTTTTTGAAGGATTTGAGGAGGTTGAACGTCTCGCTGACGAGGGCGAAGAGAAAGCTGATTCTGATAGGCGACTCCTCGACGCTGAGCTCGCACCCGACTTACAGGAGACTGGTGGAGTTCGTGAGGAAGATGGGAACTATTGTTAATGCAAAAGAACTAATCGAACCCCCAGCAGGTATGTCCGCAGACAATGTGAGGAAGATTCTCGGGATTTCGGAGACGAAAGACTCAATAGACGTTCCAGAAGATGCTGAAAAAGTCAGGGAAAAGGACAGGGGCAGAATGCGGTCAATATATGGGGGCACATCCTACAATCCTTTTTAA
- the taw3 gene encoding tRNA(Phe) 7-((3-amino-3-carboxypropyl)-4-demethylwyosine(37)-N(4))-methyltransferase Taw3, which produces MFLYTKNFDEQKAKAMESLRQALAEGKVDEDIIALLEKINALENYFTTSSCSGRISVMEMPHFGDKVNSAWLGKWHREVTVEEVLEAVGRHSTGQLWFLVRSPILHVGARTLDDAVKLLNLAIGLGFKYSNIKSVSHKKLLVEIRSTERMDVPLGADGELWVSEDYIERIVNIANDQLRRFKRKLKRLEEKVEKLSQSQ; this is translated from the coding sequence ATGTTCCTCTACACCAAGAACTTCGACGAGCAGAAGGCGAAGGCGATGGAGAGCCTCAGGCAGGCCTTGGCGGAGGGCAAGGTTGACGAGGACATAATCGCCCTGCTTGAGAAAATCAACGCGCTTGAGAACTACTTCACAACGAGCTCTTGCTCGGGCAGGATTTCGGTCATGGAGATGCCCCACTTCGGCGACAAGGTCAATTCCGCCTGGCTCGGCAAGTGGCACAGGGAAGTCACCGTCGAGGAGGTCCTTGAAGCGGTTGGAAGGCACTCGACCGGTCAGCTCTGGTTTCTTGTCCGGAGTCCTATCCTTCACGTCGGGGCGAGAACGCTTGATGATGCCGTTAAGTTGCTTAACCTCGCGATAGGGCTGGGCTTCAAGTACAGCAACATCAAGAGCGTGAGCCACAAGAAGCTCCTCGTCGAGATTCGCTCGACCGAGAGAATGGACGTCCCGCTCGGCGCGGACGGCGAGTTGTGGGTGAGCGAGGACTACATTGAGAGAATTGTAAACATAGCGAACGACCAGCTGAGAAGGTTTAAGAGAAAGCTCAAGAGGCTGGAGGAAAAGGTCGAAAAGCTTAGCCAGAGCCAGTAA
- a CDS encoding multidrug transporter: MVAIVEYYARALTRGRFSLISFALQPISFIFIVYVVSGGRFLNTALAGALVGFVVGVGVADLAIELVGMKTRSRFYDVIMSLPGSNWRKALGISVGMSVPAFPYVVLLTAILVWRLGVGAFPGMLAAVVALWLWSAGIGFLLGVKGKEPVQVMRLSNLLVTGLTVFPPVYYPASVLPGWLAKILVFLPTVSASQVLSGTGGSASLITTFLWGVLGLSLLLRFAGLEE; encoded by the coding sequence ATGGTGGCCATCGTTGAGTACTACGCGAGGGCACTGACGAGGGGCAGGTTCTCGCTCATCAGCTTCGCACTCCAGCCCATCTCCTTCATCTTCATAGTCTACGTCGTCAGCGGGGGAAGGTTCCTGAACACCGCCTTGGCCGGTGCGCTGGTGGGCTTCGTCGTTGGAGTTGGCGTAGCGGATTTGGCGATAGAGCTGGTCGGGATGAAGACCCGCTCGCGGTTCTACGACGTCATCATGAGCCTGCCGGGGAGCAACTGGAGGAAGGCCCTCGGAATCTCAGTCGGAATGAGCGTTCCGGCCTTCCCCTACGTCGTCCTGTTAACGGCGATACTTGTCTGGAGGCTCGGAGTTGGGGCTTTTCCAGGAATGCTCGCGGCGGTAGTGGCGCTGTGGCTCTGGAGCGCTGGAATTGGCTTCCTCCTGGGGGTTAAGGGGAAAGAGCCGGTTCAGGTGATGAGGCTCTCAAACCTCCTCGTTACTGGACTGACGGTCTTTCCGCCGGTTTACTATCCCGCGAGCGTTCTCCCGGGGTGGCTTGCAAAAATCTTGGTATTCCTCCCGACCGTGAGTGCCTCCCAGGTCCTTTCTGGGACGGGAGGAAGTGCATCCCTCATAACAACGTTCCTCTGGGGAGTTCTTGGTCTGTCACTCCTCCTTAGGTTTGCAGGGCTTGAGGAGTGA
- a CDS encoding ABC transporter ATP-binding protein has translation MSAVEVQGLSKSYGPKVALEGVSFSINEGEIVGVIGPNGAGKTTLIRILTCLLKPDSGEVRVFGRNPCEAKELFALLPQDVKAHFYTLTPRDYVYHYLRMRGLGRSEARIRAGRALEEFEIGYADEQVSTLSGGMMRKVLLAMVLSADAGLYFLDEPTVGLDVESRLRLWEALRERAKEATIVLTSHYLNEVSSVCDRVLLLKDGKIKAFGRPERIAGEYLRGLHSKVVAFGEVRLDGFLTRKAGRNTYVYTRSGAEEREAIEALERAGVPFKVEELSIEDVFIAGGLDGGHR, from the coding sequence ATGTCCGCCGTTGAGGTTCAAGGCCTTTCGAAGTCCTACGGCCCAAAGGTGGCCCTCGAGGGCGTTTCCTTCTCGATTAACGAGGGCGAGATAGTCGGCGTAATCGGGCCGAACGGGGCCGGAAAGACGACGCTGATAAGAATTCTGACGTGCCTTTTGAAGCCCGACTCCGGCGAGGTCAGGGTTTTTGGAAGGAACCCCTGCGAGGCGAAAGAACTCTTCGCCCTCCTTCCTCAGGACGTCAAGGCCCACTTCTACACGCTCACGCCAAGGGACTACGTCTACCACTACCTCAGGATGCGCGGCCTTGGGCGGAGTGAGGCTCGAATAAGGGCCGGAAGGGCGCTTGAAGAGTTCGAAATAGGCTACGCTGACGAGCAGGTCTCAACGCTCTCCGGGGGCATGATGCGGAAGGTCCTCCTCGCGATGGTGCTATCCGCCGATGCCGGGCTTTACTTCCTCGACGAGCCGACCGTCGGCCTCGACGTGGAGAGCAGGCTCAGACTCTGGGAGGCTCTCCGAGAGAGGGCCAAGGAGGCGACGATAGTTCTCACCAGCCACTACCTCAACGAGGTATCAAGCGTCTGCGACCGCGTCCTCCTCCTGAAGGACGGGAAGATAAAGGCCTTCGGAAGGCCGGAGAGGATTGCGGGCGAATACCTGAGGGGGCTTCATTCAAAGGTCGTCGCCTTCGGCGAGGTTCGCCTTGATGGTTTCCTGACGAGAAAAGCGGGGAGGAACACCTACGTCTACACCCGCTCGGGGGCTGAGGAGAGGGAAGCCATTGAGGCCCTTGAAAGGGCCGGCGTGCCCTTCAAAGTAGAGGAACTCAGCATAGAGGACGTCTTCATTGCGGGGGGTCTTGATGGTGGCCATCGTTGA
- the thsB gene encoding thermosome subunit beta, with protein sequence MAQLAGQPVVILPEGTQRYVGRDAQRLNILAARIVAETIRTTLGPKGMDKMLVDSLGDIVITNDGATILDEMDIQHPAAKMMVEVAKTQDKEAGDGTTTAVVIAGELLKKAEELLDQNIHPSIIIKGYALAAEKAQEILEGIAKEVSPDDVETLKKAAVTSITGKAAEEEREYLAGIAVEAVRQVAEKVGDKYKVDLDNIKFEKKEGASVRETQLIRGVVIDKEVVHPGMPKRVENAKIALINDALEVKETETDAEIRITSPEQLQAFLEQEERMLKEMVDKIKEVGANVVFVQKGIDDLAQHYLAKYGILAVRRVKKSDMEKLAKATGAKIVTNVRDLTPEDLGEAELVEQRKVAGENMIFVEGCKNPKAVTILIRGGTEHVVDEVERALEDAVKVVKDIVEDGKILPAGGAPEIELSIRLDEYAKEVGGKEQLAIEAFAEALKVIPRTLAENAGLDPVETLVKVIAAHKDRGASVGVDVFEGEPADMMEKGVIAPLRVTKQAIKSASEAAIMILRIDDVIAASKLEKDKEGEKGGSSDFGSDLD encoded by the coding sequence ATGGCCCAGCTCGCTGGACAGCCGGTCGTTATTCTGCCTGAGGGGACCCAGAGGTACGTCGGAAGGGACGCCCAGAGGCTCAACATCCTCGCCGCTAGAATCGTTGCCGAGACCATAAGGACCACCCTCGGCCCGAAGGGTATGGACAAGATGCTGGTTGACAGCCTCGGGGACATCGTCATCACCAACGACGGTGCCACCATCCTTGACGAGATGGACATCCAGCACCCGGCCGCGAAGATGATGGTTGAGGTTGCGAAGACCCAGGACAAGGAGGCTGGTGATGGAACCACCACTGCCGTCGTCATCGCCGGTGAGCTTCTCAAGAAGGCTGAGGAGCTTCTCGACCAGAACATTCACCCGAGCATAATCATCAAGGGTTACGCCCTCGCCGCCGAGAAGGCCCAGGAGATTCTTGAGGGCATCGCCAAGGAGGTCAGCCCGGACGACGTTGAGACCCTCAAGAAGGCCGCTGTGACTTCAATCACCGGAAAGGCCGCCGAGGAGGAGCGCGAGTACCTCGCGGGCATAGCCGTTGAGGCCGTCAGGCAGGTCGCCGAGAAGGTCGGCGACAAGTACAAGGTCGACCTCGACAACATCAAGTTCGAGAAGAAGGAGGGAGCGAGCGTTAGGGAGACCCAGCTCATCCGCGGTGTCGTCATCGACAAGGAGGTCGTTCACCCCGGCATGCCGAAGAGGGTTGAGAACGCCAAGATTGCTCTCATCAACGATGCCCTCGAGGTCAAGGAGACCGAGACCGACGCCGAGATAAGGATCACCAGCCCGGAGCAGCTCCAGGCCTTCCTCGAGCAGGAGGAGCGCATGCTCAAGGAGATGGTTGACAAGATCAAGGAGGTCGGAGCGAACGTCGTCTTCGTCCAGAAGGGCATCGACGACCTCGCCCAGCACTACCTCGCCAAGTACGGCATCCTTGCAGTCAGAAGGGTCAAGAAGAGCGACATGGAGAAGCTCGCCAAGGCCACCGGAGCAAAGATTGTCACCAACGTCCGCGACCTCACCCCGGAGGACCTCGGTGAGGCCGAGCTCGTCGAGCAGAGGAAGGTCGCCGGCGAGAACATGATATTCGTCGAGGGCTGCAAGAACCCGAAGGCCGTGACAATACTCATCAGGGGCGGTACCGAGCACGTGGTTGACGAGGTCGAGAGGGCCCTCGAGGACGCCGTCAAGGTCGTCAAGGACATCGTTGAGGACGGCAAGATACTCCCGGCCGGCGGTGCTCCTGAGATTGAGCTGAGCATAAGGCTCGACGAGTACGCCAAGGAGGTCGGCGGCAAGGAGCAGCTCGCCATCGAGGCCTTCGCGGAGGCCCTTAAGGTCATACCGAGGACCCTCGCCGAGAACGCCGGACTCGACCCGGTCGAGACCCTCGTCAAGGTCATCGCCGCCCACAAGGACAGGGGTGCCAGCGTCGGTGTCGACGTCTTCGAGGGCGAGCCGGCCGACATGATGGAGAAGGGAGTCATCGCCCCGCTCAGGGTTACCAAGCAGGCCATCAAGAGCGCCAGCGAAGCTGCCATAATGATACTCCGCATCGACGACGTCATAGCCGCCAGCAAGCTCGAGAAGGACAAGGAGGGCGAGAAGGGCGGAAGCAGCGACTTCGGTAGCGACCTCGACTGA
- a CDS encoding anaerobic ribonucleoside-triphosphate reductase activating protein: MLTSGWKSVSMVDVHGKVTFTLWLCGCNLKCPFCHNWRIAEGLDCFPLDRKALLDELEASAFLVDYFHVTGGEPLMQWRELSSLFAEGKLLNVPVSLNTNLTLVGPLEKLLKADLVDHIATDLKAPPVLYGLPEKPAEKLWRLFLRGLEVVSDYGIPLELRIPVAKGFDAWPYIEEGLRRVKTDFYVVLNPLVGRPLTNPRDEDWCSEHCWPGREVEELRERLEELGIAVHVNQFMEGSPGQALSSSM; this comes from the coding sequence ATGCTCACGAGCGGGTGGAAGAGCGTCAGCATGGTCGACGTTCATGGAAAGGTTACCTTTACGCTATGGCTCTGCGGATGCAACCTTAAATGTCCCTTCTGCCACAACTGGCGCATAGCTGAAGGCCTTGACTGCTTTCCCCTCGACAGAAAAGCCCTCCTCGACGAGCTTGAGGCGAGCGCGTTTCTCGTCGACTACTTCCACGTCACCGGCGGTGAACCGCTGATGCAGTGGAGGGAGCTAAGCTCGCTCTTCGCGGAGGGTAAGCTCCTCAATGTTCCCGTGAGCCTCAACACGAACCTGACCCTCGTTGGACCTCTTGAAAAGCTCCTGAAGGCTGACCTGGTGGACCATATAGCTACCGACCTCAAGGCTCCTCCGGTACTATATGGTCTCCCCGAAAAGCCCGCGGAAAAGCTCTGGAGGCTCTTCCTGAGGGGTCTTGAGGTCGTTTCGGACTACGGAATCCCTCTCGAACTCAGAATTCCTGTGGCGAAGGGCTTTGACGCGTGGCCTTACATTGAAGAGGGTCTTAGGAGGGTGAAGACTGACTTCTACGTTGTCCTGAATCCACTCGTTGGAAGGCCTTTAACGAACCCCAGGGACGAGGACTGGTGCTCGGAACACTGCTGGCCGGGGAGAGAGGTTGAGGAACTGCGGGAGAGGCTTGAGGAACTTGGCATTGCCGTTCATGTTAACCAGTTTATGGAGGGTTCGCCCGGACAGGCCCTTAGCAGTTCCATGTAG
- a CDS encoding anaerobic ribonucleoside triphosphate reductase, which produces METVKRDIIHEYAGWSSLDVLENANRYPGPTGFFAYVMEEALKESISLVPKEGREAHFSGDIYIHKLPYSLYIPYCTGHSTARLLEKGLKTPTIVSRPARHFDTYVDHIANYLITMQHYFSGAQALSSVEWYAGPFIRKESLDRRKIRQQIQRLVYNLNYPTRIGLQTPFTNFTVTLDAPKKMLEGDHAVYAGEKVEPLGEYEREAKEFFIALTEVLREGDALGQPFTFPIPTLMVTAKMLWDYPEVFEAVFGTASKRGSFYWLNTNVVDPDASYAMCCRIAIDKTEMAFAFGVSGKSAEEEALERLERGRFGGLWAMPDVTGSVNVTTVNLPRLALKARGDDDRFWEEYERVLEVVRRTTDWFRERYVRLITAYRHMYSMIHLYLEEFPSSHFNTVGILGLPEAASIYLNEPKLWEEGTRKDWLKAAELMKEMVEFATAKAREWMKETGTPWNVEEVPGESAAAKLAIKDLREFPELKEYLSDPENPIYSTSVAPYYGALELADRIRVEEKVQKSFTGGVMMHIFLGEEPDPEALAKLTKRLMRTELVYWSYTPAITVCNACGYSTTGLHTHCPRCGSENVEVWSRIIGYYRPLKNWNPFRKKEFWTRRHYSS; this is translated from the coding sequence ATGGAAACGGTAAAGCGTGATATCATTCATGAGTACGCGGGCTGGAGCAGTCTGGACGTTCTGGAGAACGCCAACCGATACCCTGGCCCGACGGGCTTCTTCGCCTATGTGATGGAGGAGGCATTGAAAGAGAGCATCTCGCTCGTCCCAAAGGAGGGCAGGGAGGCGCACTTCTCTGGCGATATATACATCCACAAGCTCCCCTACAGCCTCTACATCCCCTACTGCACCGGTCACAGCACCGCGAGGCTACTCGAAAAGGGCCTCAAGACGCCGACGATTGTTTCTCGGCCGGCGAGGCACTTCGACACCTACGTGGACCACATAGCGAACTACCTCATTACTATGCAGCACTACTTCAGCGGTGCCCAGGCCTTAAGCTCGGTCGAGTGGTACGCTGGGCCGTTCATAAGGAAAGAAAGCCTGGACAGGCGTAAAATCAGACAGCAGATTCAAAGGCTGGTTTATAACCTCAACTACCCCACGAGAATAGGCCTTCAAACTCCATTTACAAACTTCACCGTAACGCTCGACGCCCCCAAAAAGATGCTCGAGGGCGACCACGCGGTTTACGCTGGAGAGAAGGTCGAACCGCTCGGCGAGTACGAGAGGGAAGCCAAGGAGTTTTTCATAGCCCTAACTGAGGTTCTCCGCGAGGGAGACGCGCTCGGCCAGCCCTTCACCTTCCCGATTCCGACACTGATGGTCACTGCCAAGATGCTCTGGGACTACCCGGAGGTCTTTGAGGCTGTCTTTGGAACGGCGTCGAAGCGCGGGAGCTTCTACTGGCTGAACACGAACGTCGTTGACCCGGACGCGAGCTACGCGATGTGCTGCAGGATTGCCATCGACAAGACGGAGATGGCCTTTGCTTTCGGCGTCTCCGGGAAGAGCGCCGAGGAGGAAGCGCTGGAGAGGCTTGAGAGGGGACGCTTCGGCGGGCTCTGGGCGATGCCCGACGTCACCGGCTCGGTGAACGTTACAACCGTGAACCTCCCGAGGCTCGCCCTTAAGGCCAGGGGGGACGACGACAGGTTCTGGGAGGAGTACGAGAGGGTTCTCGAGGTCGTGAGGAGAACAACGGACTGGTTCAGGGAGCGCTACGTGAGGCTTATCACGGCTTACCGGCATATGTACAGCATGATTCACCTATACCTTGAGGAGTTTCCGAGCAGTCACTTCAACACCGTCGGAATCCTCGGCCTTCCAGAGGCGGCCTCGATTTACCTCAACGAGCCGAAGCTCTGGGAGGAGGGAACGAGAAAGGACTGGCTGAAAGCGGCCGAGCTGATGAAGGAGATGGTGGAGTTCGCGACGGCCAAAGCGAGGGAGTGGATGAAGGAAACCGGAACACCCTGGAACGTGGAAGAGGTGCCCGGTGAAAGCGCCGCGGCGAAGTTGGCTATAAAGGACCTCCGCGAGTTCCCGGAGCTTAAAGAGTACCTCAGCGACCCCGAGAACCCCATTTACTCGACCAGCGTGGCGCCCTACTACGGAGCACTTGAGCTGGCAGACAGGATACGGGTGGAGGAGAAGGTCCAGAAAAGCTTTACCGGTGGAGTGATGATGCACATCTTCCTTGGGGAGGAGCCGGACCCCGAAGCCCTTGCAAAGCTCACTAAGAGGCTCATGAGGACGGAGCTCGTCTACTGGAGCTACACTCCCGCAATAACCGTCTGCAACGCCTGCGGGTACTCAACTACCGGTCTGCACACCCACTGCCCGCGCTGCGGGAGCGAGAACGTCGAGGTGTGGAGCAGGATAATCGGCTACTACAGGCCCCTCAAGAACTGGAACCCCTTCAGGAAGAAGGAGTTCTGGACGAGGAGGCACTACTCCTCCTGA
- a CDS encoding tetratricopeptide repeat protein, with the protein MDIKKEWEKALSEKDCEKLLELFDDYIDSIETEEELREELKRLGEVAVQCDDPYDLLHEIGHVYAHLDDVESAIELHKRVVERKKDDPEEYATALYYLADAYEHFGMPEKAIETYQKLLEHEENVLKNDREIALTLANLAVNYDELGETEKAIELMERAREIFERINDEKNRLISLLDLAHFHYELGDYDTAEALIKEVLRNPHDDEIEINAKLVEAEIHAGREDYDKAFKALREALLKAINVSDDIFGVVFDTLVDFIEGLFNENAYDTIARNMEAFAELFEDDTRHFFRAIAELARWRAGDEEAKKRFDELYAKVENEELRSILNEWKRPKLSLSLGL; encoded by the coding sequence ATGGACATCAAGAAAGAGTGGGAAAAAGCTTTGAGCGAGAAGGACTGTGAGAAACTGCTCGAGCTCTTTGACGATTACATCGACTCGATAGAGACCGAGGAAGAGCTCAGGGAAGAGCTCAAGAGGCTCGGAGAGGTTGCCGTTCAGTGCGACGACCCCTACGACCTGCTCCACGAGATTGGACACGTTTACGCTCACCTCGACGACGTCGAGAGCGCGATAGAGCTCCACAAGCGGGTCGTTGAGAGGAAGAAGGACGACCCCGAGGAGTACGCGACGGCGCTCTACTATCTCGCCGATGCCTACGAGCACTTCGGAATGCCGGAGAAGGCGATAGAGACGTACCAGAAACTCCTTGAGCACGAGGAGAACGTCCTGAAGAACGACAGGGAGATAGCGCTGACTTTAGCGAACCTCGCGGTGAACTACGACGAGCTCGGCGAAACGGAGAAGGCCATAGAGCTGATGGAGCGTGCGAGAGAAATATTCGAGCGCATAAACGACGAAAAGAACAGGCTCATAAGCCTCCTCGACTTGGCACACTTCCACTACGAGCTCGGGGACTACGACACCGCCGAGGCGCTGATTAAGGAAGTCTTAAGGAACCCGCACGACGACGAGATTGAGATAAACGCCAAGCTTGTCGAGGCCGAGATTCACGCTGGCAGGGAAGACTACGACAAAGCCTTCAAGGCCCTCCGCGAGGCCCTGCTCAAGGCAATCAACGTGAGCGACGATATATTTGGCGTCGTCTTCGACACGCTGGTTGACTTCATCGAGGGGCTGTTCAACGAGAACGCCTACGACACGATAGCGAGGAACATGGAGGCCTTTGCCGAGCTCTTCGAGGACGACACAAGGCATTTCTTCAGGGCGATAGCAGAGCTGGCGCGCTGGCGCGCCGGAGACGAAGAAGCAAAGAAGCGCTTCGACGAGCTTTACGCGAAGGTGGAAAACGAGGAGCTCCGCTCGATACTCAACGAGTGGAAGAGGCCGAAGCTGAGCCTGAGTTTGGGGCTTTAA
- a CDS encoding DUF2283 domain-containing protein: MLYILLKESPVADTDEVDEDIWFEYDEQGNVIGMEILNAGENVIRRSLLEIERYTKGLKEEAKT, translated from the coding sequence ATTCTCTACATTCTCCTCAAGGAGAGTCCTGTAGCGGATACCGATGAGGTAGATGAGGACATCTGGTTCGAGTACGATGAGCAGGGAAACGTAATCGGGATGGAGATTTTGAACGCCGGCGAGAACGTAATTCGGAGGAGTCTCCTTGAGATAGAGCGTTATACAAAGGGATTGAAAGAAGAGGCAAAAACTTAA
- a CDS encoding elongation factor 1-beta produces the protein MSDYNMVAVVKVMPTDPEVNLDELEAKLKEALPERFGLAKVEREPIAFGLVALKFYVLAKDEEGYDLDQVLEAFRNVENVESAEVETVSRI, from the coding sequence ATGAGCGACTACAACATGGTTGCGGTTGTTAAGGTCATGCCAACCGACCCCGAGGTCAACCTCGACGAGCTCGAGGCCAAGCTCAAGGAGGCTCTTCCCGAAAGGTTCGGCCTCGCCAAGGTCGAGCGTGAGCCCATAGCGTTCGGTCTCGTCGCCCTCAAGTTCTACGTCCTGGCTAAGGACGAGGAGGGCTACGACCTCGACCAGGTCCTTGAGGCCTTTAGGAACGTCGAGAACGTCGAGAGCGCCGAGGTCGAGACCGTTTCGAGGATTTGA
- a CDS encoding zinc finger domain-containing protein, whose translation MKFEIPVCTSCGKEITPREHATHFVCPNCGEAIIWRCESCRVLSVPYKCPKCGWEGP comes from the coding sequence ATGAAGTTCGAGATACCCGTATGCACCTCATGCGGAAAGGAGATAACCCCAAGGGAGCACGCCACTCACTTCGTCTGCCCGAACTGCGGCGAAGCTATCATCTGGCGCTGCGAATCCTGCAGGGTCCTTAGCGTTCCCTACAAGTGCCCCAAGTGCGGATGGGAGGGGCCGTGA